A stretch of Candidatus Dormiibacterota bacterium DNA encodes these proteins:
- a CDS encoding SDR family NAD(P)-dependent oxidoreductase, producing the protein MNARILEKHVAVVTGASSGIGEATARTLAAQGAAVVLAARRGDRLKAIGESIRHEGGICAEVVADITAPDDAQRMIDTALESFGRLDILVNNAGVMLLGPIVDARRDEWERMISLNLRALLTATHIALPHLLKAAADGPRGVADIVNISSVAGRMARLSNGVYNATKFGVTAFSESLRQEVTKRHVRVSLVEPGAVETELASHNNPEVRETLRKRFDDIGERLQPQDIADAVEYVVTRPRHVAINEILIRPTQQEL; encoded by the coding sequence ATGAACGCACGCATTCTTGAAAAGCATGTCGCAGTCGTCACCGGCGCGAGCTCGGGCATCGGCGAGGCAACGGCGCGCACGTTGGCCGCGCAAGGCGCCGCGGTTGTCCTGGCCGCTAGGCGTGGCGATCGCTTAAAGGCGATCGGCGAATCGATCCGGCACGAAGGCGGGATCTGCGCCGAAGTGGTAGCCGACATCACCGCGCCGGACGATGCGCAACGCATGATCGATACGGCGCTCGAGTCTTTCGGAAGGCTCGATATCCTCGTCAACAACGCCGGGGTCATGCTACTGGGCCCGATCGTGGACGCACGGCGGGACGAGTGGGAGCGCATGATTTCCCTGAACTTAAGGGCGTTGCTCACCGCGACCCACATCGCGCTGCCCCACTTGCTGAAGGCAGCCGCCGACGGTCCGCGCGGAGTTGCCGATATCGTGAACATCAGCTCGGTAGCCGGACGGATGGCGCGCCTGAGCAACGGCGTATACAACGCTACAAAGTTTGGCGTCACCGCCTTCAGCGAATCGCTCCGTCAGGAAGTCACCAAGCGTCACGTTCGCGTCTCGCTGGTCGAACCGGGAGCGGTCGAGACCGAACTCGCCTCGCACAATAATCCGGAGGTGCGGGAGACGCTACGCAAGCGCTTCGACGACATTGGGGAACGCCTGCAACCCCAAGACATCGCCGATGCGGTGGAATACGTCGTCACGCGCCCTCGTCACGTGGCGATCAACGAGATCCTCATCCGGCCCACCCAGCAAGAGCTGTAG
- a CDS encoding DUF6600 domain-containing protein: MRHLFSACATILRSGARPIAGAALVPCAVLTLAFGGSYAAARADQTPNVARLSNVAGNVTIGNDTSQSIQARVNMPVLPGQYLSTSGESRAEVQLGYADALRAASYTQLRFTNLDGIGDTVQLAAGTVELRTLRASSDHPLIETPSVTVRPRQPGAYLVSVTPDGTTQITVRSGEADIVTPGGSQELRPGRTMLATGNANDPQFTYVATAPYDGFEQWNDNLDRQLAQTGAYQYVNQYVIGANDLDEYGSWNYIPGYGECWHPNEYAGWAPYQNGTWITNNYYGPTWVGYEPWGWAPYHYGRWFYTPRVGWSWDPGRRVVRPLWSPALVGFFGFTAGGVHAGAGNVGWVPLAPGETLHPWWGPHRSTTIVNNHVTIASGNPGWQRRYANFRAPHAISGVTLATWNQGNVRRVVSFDPRQIRTGRTVPGAPRIVHVQSSAARHDAPAYVPVTRAFVPVAHPLQQRATSTAPGWRTFDGSRTGAPAQPHLQRFTRSGPSSPRHDSQPSTYEGSRAYPMRANPVRTNPSRVTPPRTYHMHANPPRSDQAAPRHVDPQVPQHMEQPRSTPPQQRSAPQRRADPRPRARPSAPPHGE, from the coding sequence ATGCGTCACCTCTTCTCGGCCTGCGCCACGATCCTGCGCTCCGGTGCTCGCCCGATCGCGGGGGCGGCCCTTGTGCCGTGCGCGGTCCTAACGCTCGCGTTCGGCGGCTCGTATGCTGCGGCGCGAGCCGACCAAACGCCCAACGTCGCTCGACTCAGCAACGTCGCCGGCAACGTGACGATCGGCAACGACACCTCGCAATCGATACAGGCCCGCGTCAACATGCCGGTGCTCCCCGGCCAATACCTCTCCACCTCAGGCGAATCGCGGGCCGAGGTGCAACTCGGTTACGCCGACGCATTGCGCGCGGCGAGCTACACCCAATTGCGTTTCACCAACTTGGACGGCATCGGCGATACCGTGCAACTCGCGGCCGGCACGGTCGAACTTCGAACGCTGCGCGCCTCGAGCGACCATCCGCTGATCGAGACGCCGTCCGTCACCGTACGGCCGCGGCAGCCGGGCGCGTATTTGGTGAGCGTCACCCCGGACGGCACCACGCAAATCACCGTGCGCTCCGGCGAAGCTGATATCGTCACGCCCGGCGGTAGCCAAGAGCTGCGGCCCGGACGGACGATGCTGGCCACCGGGAATGCGAACGACCCGCAGTTCACCTACGTCGCCACCGCTCCGTACGATGGCTTCGAGCAATGGAACGACAACCTCGATCGTCAGCTCGCACAGACCGGTGCCTACCAATACGTCAATCAGTACGTCATCGGGGCGAACGACCTCGACGAGTACGGATCGTGGAACTACATTCCGGGCTATGGAGAGTGCTGGCATCCGAACGAATACGCCGGCTGGGCGCCGTATCAAAACGGCACGTGGATCACCAACAACTATTACGGGCCGACATGGGTCGGCTACGAACCATGGGGCTGGGCACCGTACCATTACGGCCGCTGGTTCTATACGCCGCGCGTCGGCTGGTCGTGGGATCCGGGACGTCGCGTGGTGCGTCCGCTATGGTCGCCTGCCTTGGTCGGATTCTTCGGCTTTACCGCCGGCGGCGTCCATGCCGGCGCGGGCAACGTCGGATGGGTGCCGCTGGCGCCGGGTGAAACGCTCCACCCGTGGTGGGGCCCGCATCGTAGCACCACGATCGTCAACAACCATGTGACGATCGCAAGCGGTAACCCCGGCTGGCAGCGGCGTTACGCCAACTTCCGAGCGCCGCACGCGATTAGCGGTGTGACCCTTGCAACGTGGAATCAGGGGAACGTGCGCCGCGTCGTATCGTTCGATCCGCGGCAGATTCGCACCGGCCGCACCGTCCCCGGAGCTCCCCGCATCGTCCACGTTCAAAGCTCCGCCGCACGGCACGACGCGCCTGCATACGTTCCCGTCACGCGTGCGTTCGTTCCCGTCGCGCACCCCCTACAACAGCGCGCGACATCCACTGCGCCCGGCTGGCGTACCTTCGACGGCTCTCGCACCGGAGCGCCGGCGCAACCACACCTGCAACGCTTCACACGCTCGGGCCCATCATCGCCGCGGCACGATTCGCAACCGTCAACGTACGAGGGATCGCGCGCATACCCGATGCGTGCAAATCCCGTTCGTACGAATCCGTCGCGCGTAACTCCACCTCGCACGTATCACATGCATGCGAATCCGCCGCGTTCAGATCAAGCCGCTCCGCGACACGTCGATCCGCAAGTGCCCCAACACATGGAGCAACCGCGCAGCACCCCGCCGCAACAACGCAGCGCTCCGCAACGGCGCGCGGACCCTCGCCCGCGCGCGCGTCCAAGCGCACCCCCGCACGGCGAATAG
- a CDS encoding DUF1028 domain-containing protein has product MSLPQPSTFSVVAADVRTGEVGIAVQSKFLSVGAIVPWVRAGVGAIATQAFANTAYGPVGLSRLQAGETPQEVLSALLGPDGGREDRQIGIVDASGRAASFTGSSCIEWAGGIAGAGFAAQGNCLAGSAVVEALAAAFTASTGHLADRLVAALRAGQAAGGDKRGQQSAALLIEKPGGGYAGFNDRYVDLRIDDHGAPIEELARILDLHKLYYFAPTPEEVLEIDEPLGREIVRELRRVGALATPSDAFDAGARAALIAFMHVENLENRVRSDGRVDRQTLEYLRAHAR; this is encoded by the coding sequence ATGAGTCTACCGCAGCCCTCGACCTTCTCGGTGGTCGCCGCCGACGTGCGGACGGGCGAAGTCGGCATCGCCGTGCAATCGAAGTTTCTGAGCGTCGGCGCGATCGTTCCGTGGGTGCGTGCGGGCGTGGGTGCAATCGCCACGCAGGCGTTTGCAAACACCGCTTACGGGCCGGTCGGCCTCTCACGTCTCCAGGCGGGGGAGACTCCCCAAGAGGTTCTATCGGCGTTGCTCGGGCCCGATGGCGGGCGCGAAGACCGGCAGATCGGCATCGTCGATGCGAGCGGCCGCGCCGCGAGTTTCACCGGCTCGTCGTGCATCGAGTGGGCCGGCGGCATCGCGGGAGCGGGGTTCGCGGCGCAGGGTAACTGCTTGGCGGGTTCCGCTGTGGTCGAAGCCCTGGCCGCCGCATTTACGGCGAGCACCGGGCATTTGGCGGATCGGCTCGTCGCCGCGCTGCGGGCGGGGCAGGCCGCGGGCGGCGACAAGCGCGGGCAGCAGAGCGCGGCTTTGCTGATCGAGAAACCCGGTGGCGGATACGCGGGGTTCAACGATCGCTACGTCGATCTGCGTATCGACGATCACGGAGCGCCGATCGAAGAGCTGGCGCGCATTCTGGACTTGCACAAGCTGTATTACTTTGCGCCCACGCCCGAGGAAGTACTGGAGATCGACGAGCCGCTGGGCCGCGAGATCGTGCGCGAATTGCGCCGCGTGGGTGCGCTTGCGACGCCGAGCGACGCATTTGATGCCGGCGCGCGGGCGGCGCTGATCGCGTTTATGCATGTGGAGAATCTCGAGAACCGCGTCCGCTCGGATGGCCGAGTAGACCGGCAAACGCTTGAGTACCTACGCGCTCACGCGCGTTAA
- a CDS encoding cupin domain-containing protein: MRIVNTNDIEAMRWNSPQGRFRGAGIEISEALGREPASTDIMKRHPFDVEILRIAPGQTPYPYHAHSAQWEFYHVISGNGTVRHAGGTSAIAQGDAFLFEPHQPHQIVNSGDVDLVLYVVADNPIGESAYFPDSEKWMVHTPQARLVRSEAIDYFDGED, encoded by the coding sequence GTGCGTATTGTCAACACCAACGACATCGAAGCGATGCGCTGGAACTCTCCCCAGGGGCGCTTTCGCGGAGCGGGGATCGAGATTTCGGAGGCGTTAGGCCGCGAGCCGGCGTCGACCGACATCATGAAGCGCCATCCGTTCGACGTAGAGATTCTGCGGATCGCACCCGGGCAGACGCCCTATCCCTACCACGCGCACAGCGCGCAGTGGGAGTTCTACCACGTCATCTCCGGCAACGGGACCGTTCGACACGCCGGCGGCACGAGCGCGATCGCGCAAGGCGATGCGTTTCTGTTCGAACCGCATCAGCCGCACCAGATCGTCAACAGCGGCGATGTGGACTTGGTGCTGTACGTCGTTGCGGACAATCCCATCGGAGAGTCGGCGTATTTCCCCGACAGCGAGAAGTGGATGGTTCACACCCCGCAAGCAAGGCTCGTGAGATCGGAAGCGATCGATTACTTCGACGGCGAGGACTGA
- a CDS encoding TonB-dependent receptor translates to MGTHRLFIMEVPALPRPLRSLFGMFSIAAAVFALSTMPVLALPTSASSLTGTLTTTAGHRPIPNVQIVIEGANGQGSFSATTDARGAFDFPSIPSGSYRLATQSTSYYARSQSIDVRNGEAASIALEGFRTIAAVVVSAPRRLAPSKSQLYHSSLTQVVLDGNIIKAQAPLAGSEQLLAAAPGVMQASYGSTGAAKGMISLRGFKQGWANQAGVVDDGLFGVTLNGVYMNNPQSGIWEPNEVPDLSIISGSRITFGPGDAASRTFDSLGGTVDFYTILPSKTSSFRSSFTTGSYGGQGYHFDFSRALSSHWGVLVAQGRTFSKGFRNILGSGNAGPGSTYGTFAELQDLFNGGSLLIFGYAADGTDYRPNLVPVTPLLGPGGSVVSVNGFDGNGNPIAGSPYSQQTSGFYSALPANVWQKTDTNATRLIGVDLTRNMGRGSYLSNQAWYRHGDRLHVKDFNFDQANNTSRFEYNNPYSNALGDNFTYHVIHGPHDISAGFNLLYSRYETRNAFYNPDPTQSAPNAPTTITTPSNFRSNDFWMQDVAFFAQDDVHLSDRAEFIPSVRTVALNTSFVNNGLAVFPACTDPASACYGNNHTSQPNSTTSFHAIEPSASFRYAVARNLAAYVSYGRGVRNPQTSPGGPYQKVSVIGLVPEATDDTEGGLKFYKRLSGTNLDGSDRENAASVGLFDSTLQNQNIPITTGQGLKVSSASGTSHYAGLTFAFSADMQRDLQIFGSYSITHASFIDYVTGGVSYNGLPVSQTPVNTGNVGMVLETPVGANLVTSRLWDQYVGPQPMWNNNLGMPDPTGLMIPSYNLVNGSLGYRFGTKVEPITVSLSATNLFNRKYNAFEYVTSGAYFAGGVGQSTNYGTGQLLAEPGPPREVQFTVSFGE, encoded by the coding sequence ATGGGCACGCACCGTCTTTTTATTATGGAGGTCCCGGCATTGCCGCGTCCGTTACGCTCACTATTCGGCATGTTCTCAATCGCAGCCGCCGTCTTCGCGCTGAGTACGATGCCGGTACTCGCCCTTCCGACATCCGCGAGTTCCCTGACGGGAACCCTTACGACAACGGCAGGGCACCGGCCGATCCCCAACGTTCAAATCGTCATCGAGGGTGCTAACGGCCAAGGCTCGTTTAGCGCGACGACCGACGCGCGCGGCGCGTTCGATTTCCCGAGTATTCCGAGCGGCTCATACCGTTTGGCGACGCAATCGACATCGTATTACGCGCGATCTCAGAGCATCGACGTGCGAAACGGAGAGGCTGCTTCCATCGCGCTCGAAGGGTTTCGTACCATTGCGGCCGTGGTCGTCTCGGCGCCTCGCCGTCTTGCGCCGAGCAAATCGCAGCTGTATCATTCGTCGCTAACGCAAGTCGTGCTCGATGGAAACATCATCAAGGCCCAAGCGCCGCTCGCGGGTTCCGAGCAGTTGCTCGCCGCCGCGCCCGGCGTGATGCAGGCGAGCTACGGGTCGACCGGCGCTGCTAAAGGCATGATCAGCCTGCGCGGCTTCAAACAGGGATGGGCCAATCAAGCCGGTGTCGTTGACGACGGGCTCTTCGGCGTAACGCTCAACGGCGTGTACATGAACAATCCGCAGTCCGGTATTTGGGAGCCGAATGAGGTCCCCGATCTTTCGATCATCTCCGGTTCGCGCATCACGTTCGGGCCCGGGGACGCGGCCTCGCGAACGTTCGATAGTTTGGGTGGAACCGTCGATTTCTACACGATCCTGCCCAGCAAAACATCGTCGTTCCGCTCGAGTTTCACCACCGGCAGTTACGGCGGGCAAGGATACCACTTCGATTTTAGCCGTGCCCTTTCGTCGCACTGGGGCGTGCTCGTCGCACAAGGTAGAACGTTTTCGAAGGGCTTCCGCAATATTCTCGGATCCGGCAATGCCGGCCCGGGAAGCACCTACGGGACGTTTGCGGAGTTGCAAGACTTGTTTAACGGGGGATCGCTGCTGATTTTCGGTTACGCCGCCGACGGTACCGATTATCGCCCCAATCTCGTGCCGGTTACGCCGCTCCTGGGCCCGGGCGGTAGCGTCGTAAGCGTGAATGGCTTCGACGGTAATGGTAATCCTATCGCAGGCTCCCCATATAGCCAGCAAACCAGCGGCTTTTACTCGGCGCTTCCCGCAAATGTTTGGCAGAAGACCGACACCAATGCCACCCGCTTAATCGGCGTCGATCTCACGCGAAATATGGGGCGTGGATCGTATCTCAGCAACCAGGCGTGGTACCGCCACGGCGACCGGCTTCACGTAAAAGACTTCAACTTCGATCAGGCCAACAACACGTCGCGCTTCGAATACAACAACCCGTACTCGAACGCCCTGGGAGACAACTTCACCTATCACGTGATTCACGGGCCGCACGATATCTCAGCCGGATTCAACCTCCTCTATTCCCGGTACGAGACCCGAAATGCGTTTTACAATCCGGACCCAACGCAGTCGGCGCCAAACGCGCCGACCACGATCACTACGCCGTCGAATTTTCGCAGCAACGATTTCTGGATGCAGGATGTCGCGTTCTTTGCACAAGACGACGTCCATCTCAGCGACCGCGCGGAGTTTATCCCGAGCGTGCGAACCGTTGCGCTCAACACCAGCTTCGTAAATAATGGATTAGCGGTATTCCCCGCTTGCACCGACCCGGCGTCGGCGTGCTATGGGAACAATCATACCTCGCAGCCGAACTCCACCACCTCGTTTCACGCGATCGAACCTTCGGCTTCCTTCCGTTACGCGGTAGCGCGCAACCTCGCAGCCTACGTGTCGTATGGGCGAGGCGTGCGCAATCCGCAGACCTCACCCGGCGGCCCGTATCAAAAGGTCTCGGTCATCGGCTTGGTCCCCGAAGCGACCGACGATACCGAGGGCGGATTGAAGTTTTACAAGCGTCTCTCCGGAACGAATCTCGATGGTTCCGACCGCGAAAACGCTGCGAGCGTCGGCCTGTTCGATAGCACGCTGCAAAACCAGAACATCCCGATTACCACCGGCCAAGGCCTCAAGGTCTCGTCGGCTAGCGGAACTTCGCACTACGCCGGGCTGACGTTCGCGTTCAGTGCCGATATGCAGCGCGATCTCCAGATCTTCGGGAGCTATTCGATCACGCACGCATCGTTCATCGACTACGTCACCGGCGGCGTTTCGTATAACGGCCTCCCGGTCTCGCAGACACCGGTGAATACGGGCAACGTCGGGATGGTGTTGGAAACACCGGTCGGCGCGAATCTCGTGACGTCGCGGCTGTGGGATCAATATGTGGGGCCGCAACCGATGTGGAACAACAATTTGGGAATGCCGGACCCGACCGGGCTGATGATTCCTTCGTACAACCTCGTGAATGGTTCGCTCGGCTACCGCTTCGGCACCAAGGTGGAGCCGATCACCGTGTCGCTCTCGGCCACGAACCTCTTCAACCGGAAGTACAACGCCTTCGAGTACGTTACGTCGGGTGCGTATTTCGCGGGCGGCGTCGGGCAGAGCACGAACTATGGAACGGGGCAGCTTCTGGCCGAACCGGGGCCGCCCCGCGAGGTGCAGTTCACCGTCTCGTTCGGCGAGTAG
- a CDS encoding carbonic anhydrase — MSASAALRNLLEGNARFVAGNPLCRPTVSQVRELASGQSPFATVLACADSRVPVETLFDHAPGDIFVVRLAGNFVSDAALASIEYATAVLKSPLVMVLGHTSCGAVQAAVEYARTGIKLPGHMHMLVDAILPAAKACEHQPGDWWSNAVVENARLNARTLRESEPIMTQALKNGHEIVGAVYDLSTGKVALL, encoded by the coding sequence ATGTCTGCAAGCGCCGCTCTCCGGAATCTTTTGGAGGGGAACGCTCGGTTCGTCGCCGGGAACCCCCTCTGCCGCCCCACCGTCTCGCAGGTTCGCGAATTGGCGAGCGGACAATCGCCCTTCGCAACGGTGCTCGCATGCGCGGATTCCAGAGTCCCGGTCGAAACGCTCTTCGATCACGCCCCCGGCGATATTTTCGTCGTACGCTTAGCGGGGAATTTCGTGAGCGATGCGGCGCTTGCGTCGATCGAATACGCTACCGCCGTTCTCAAGTCGCCGCTGGTGATGGTGCTGGGACACACTTCGTGCGGTGCGGTCCAAGCTGCAGTCGAGTACGCGCGCACCGGCATCAAGTTGCCCGGCCATATGCACATGCTGGTCGACGCGATTTTGCCCGCTGCGAAGGCGTGCGAGCATCAGCCGGGGGATTGGTGGAGCAACGCCGTTGTCGAGAACGCTCGATTGAACGCTCGTACGTTGCGCGAGTCCGAACCGATCATGACCCAGGCCCTGAAAAATGGACACGAGATCGTCGGCGCAGTCTACGATCTCTCCACCGGCAAAGTCGCGCTGCTGTAA
- a CDS encoding alpha/beta hydrolase encodes MAQDFDVTVERGRLRARRFGHPGATPTLCIPGLSSNSCAFDALGESVASRGGEAIAFDLRGRGWSDITASGTYGWERHARDILEAADVLGIRSFDLVGHSMGAYIGMVAASLDREHRIRRLVLVDAVGIPTMSSLRAIGAGVQRLNATFTDADAYVDAVRTAGLVTPWNAHWERHYRYDLVASGGAVASRTAYAAVAEDSAYGATHNPRVLWPKVTVPTMLLRAVVPLGSASDGFVLTRADYAAFLSRHAQRRGVEIAENHFGIVCAPAACTEIVTFLAGDAEAVA; translated from the coding sequence ATGGCGCAAGACTTCGACGTAACGGTCGAGCGCGGTCGACTCCGCGCCCGACGGTTTGGCCACCCGGGCGCAACGCCCACCCTATGTATACCGGGGCTCTCTTCGAATTCGTGCGCGTTCGACGCTCTCGGTGAGAGCGTCGCGAGCCGAGGCGGCGAGGCGATCGCGTTCGATTTGCGCGGACGCGGATGGAGCGATATCACCGCCTCGGGCACGTACGGCTGGGAACGCCACGCACGCGACATTCTCGAAGCAGCGGACGTTCTGGGCATTCGATCGTTCGATCTGGTGGGGCATTCGATGGGGGCCTATATCGGCATGGTGGCCGCCTCGCTCGATCGCGAGCATCGCATACGTCGCCTAGTGCTCGTCGACGCGGTCGGTATTCCGACCATGTCCTCACTGCGGGCCATCGGCGCGGGGGTGCAACGCCTCAATGCGACGTTTACCGATGCGGACGCTTACGTGGACGCGGTGCGCACCGCCGGATTGGTCACACCGTGGAACGCCCATTGGGAGCGACACTATCGCTACGACCTAGTCGCGAGCGGAGGGGCGGTTGCTTCGCGCACCGCGTATGCGGCCGTAGCCGAAGACTCCGCCTATGGGGCCACTCATAATCCCCGCGTGCTGTGGCCCAAAGTCACCGTTCCGACGATGTTGCTTCGCGCGGTCGTGCCGCTGGGTTCCGCATCCGATGGGTTCGTCCTAACGCGTGCAGATTACGCCGCATTTCTCTCCCGGCACGCCCAGCGGCGAGGCGTGGAGATCGCCGAAAATCACTTCGGGATCGTGTGCGCGCCGGCCGCATGCACCGAAATCGTCACCTTCCTCGCGGGCGACGCGGAGGCCGTCGCATAG
- a CDS encoding 3-hydroxybutyrate dehydrogenase, whose product MNLSGKTAFITGAASGIGLTIARSMAREGASIAIADINGEAAARAAGEIAALGGRSLALALDVTDERAVDDGVRRTVETLGGLDILVSNAGVQHIAALHELAYSDWRRLIAVHLDAAFLTTRAALRHMYAVPAGGAIIYMGSVHSKEASPLKGPYVAAKHALLGLCRVVAKEGAPHGVRANVICPGFVRTPLVDRQIPEQAAALGLSEADVIAKVMLKETIDGEFTSAQDVADVAVFLAAFPSLALSGQSVVVSHGWHMQ is encoded by the coding sequence ATGAACCTTTCCGGAAAGACCGCCTTTATCACCGGCGCCGCCAGCGGGATCGGCTTGACCATTGCGCGCTCGATGGCGCGCGAGGGTGCGAGCATCGCGATCGCCGATATCAACGGCGAAGCGGCCGCTCGTGCTGCGGGCGAGATAGCGGCTCTTGGGGGCCGTTCGTTAGCGCTCGCGCTCGACGTTACTGACGAGCGGGCCGTCGACGACGGGGTCCGACGCACCGTCGAGACCCTAGGCGGCCTCGATATCTTGGTAAGCAATGCCGGCGTCCAACACATCGCGGCGTTGCACGAGCTTGCTTACAGCGATTGGCGTCGTCTGATCGCGGTGCACCTCGACGCGGCGTTTCTCACCACGCGTGCCGCGCTGCGCCACATGTATGCGGTGCCTGCGGGCGGCGCGATTATCTACATGGGATCGGTGCATTCCAAGGAAGCCTCACCGCTCAAAGGCCCATACGTGGCGGCAAAGCACGCGCTCTTGGGCCTATGCCGCGTCGTCGCTAAAGAAGGCGCACCGCACGGCGTGCGCGCGAACGTCATTTGCCCGGGTTTCGTGAGAACGCCGCTGGTCGACCGCCAAATTCCGGAGCAGGCGGCAGCGCTCGGCCTCTCTGAAGCGGATGTTATCGCAAAGGTCATGCTCAAAGAGACGATCGACGGTGAATTCACCAGCGCGCAGGACGTCGCCGACGTGGCAGTCTTCCTGGCAGCCTTTCCGAGCCTTGCGCTTTCGGGCCAGTCCGTCGTCGTGAGCCACGGATGGCACATGCAGTGA
- a CDS encoding efflux RND transporter periplasmic adaptor subunit — protein MKSPDRTRVLVLAAVVIAVLVVIAIAMGVVARLTPVRGIEASGTIEATESDLSPKVQGRLLELRVHDGDPVKKGQILAVLERRDPALNLEQARANVAAALAQVTASQAAYDLQAATYQTNLARASEGVSIARSSLGQAGENLDIEKKTAALAVDQAQAQFAAAQSTYARANTNLSRTRSLVATGDMPRQALDDATAAYATADAQMRAARDAVSLARANSSNVQIRQLGVLASRSQHRQSIATLDSARAERELVAQRRAQVLAAKGQLGQARAALALAQNQVDETDIVAPFAGYVISHNFEVGDLVAPGSAVMTIGDLAHPYVYVFVSETDLPHVKTGARADISVDGMPGRAFAGSVTEISNTAEFTPENVQTKQDRIDYLVFRVKIQLRDTTGSLKPGLPVDAVISTSPSPRP, from the coding sequence ATGAAATCGCCCGACCGAACGCGCGTTCTGGTACTTGCTGCCGTGGTGATCGCCGTGCTCGTCGTTATCGCGATCGCGATGGGCGTCGTTGCGCGCTTAACGCCCGTTCGGGGAATAGAGGCCTCCGGCACGATCGAAGCGACCGAAAGCGACCTCTCGCCGAAGGTGCAAGGACGTCTACTCGAGTTACGCGTGCATGACGGCGATCCGGTGAAGAAGGGGCAGATCCTTGCGGTCTTGGAACGGCGCGATCCGGCGCTGAACCTCGAACAAGCACGGGCCAACGTGGCCGCCGCCCTCGCGCAAGTGACCGCTTCGCAAGCGGCGTACGATCTGCAGGCGGCGACGTATCAGACGAACCTTGCTCGGGCGAGCGAAGGCGTTTCGATTGCGCGATCGAGCCTCGGTCAAGCCGGCGAGAACTTGGATATCGAGAAGAAAACTGCGGCGCTCGCCGTCGACCAAGCGCAAGCGCAATTCGCGGCCGCGCAGTCGACATACGCACGCGCGAACACCAATCTTTCCCGTACCCGCAGCTTAGTCGCTACCGGCGACATGCCCCGCCAAGCACTCGACGACGCAACGGCTGCGTACGCGACCGCCGATGCGCAAATGCGGGCCGCTCGCGATGCGGTATCGCTCGCAAGGGCGAATAGCAGCAACGTCCAGATCCGTCAACTCGGCGTCCTTGCGTCCCGCTCGCAGCATCGGCAATCGATCGCGACGCTCGACTCCGCCAGGGCGGAACGGGAACTCGTGGCGCAGCGGCGCGCGCAAGTTCTAGCTGCAAAGGGCCAACTCGGGCAAGCTCGCGCGGCTTTGGCATTGGCTCAAAATCAGGTCGATGAGACCGACATCGTCGCCCCGTTCGCAGGCTACGTCATCTCGCACAACTTTGAAGTCGGCGACCTCGTCGCCCCGGGTTCGGCCGTCATGACCATCGGCGATCTTGCCCACCCATACGTCTACGTGTTCGTGAGTGAAACGGACTTGCCGCACGTCAAGACCGGCGCGCGTGCGGACATATCTGTGGACGGGATGCCGGGCCGCGCGTTCGCGGGCAGCGTGACGGAGATCAGCAATACGGCTGAATTCACGCCGGAGAACGTTCAGACCAAGCAAGATCGCATCGATTACCTGGTGTTTCGCGTGAAGATTCAACTTCGCGACACGACGGGATCGCTCAAACCGGGGCTGCCCGTCGACGCCGTCATCAGCACGTCACCGAGCCCGCGGCCGTGA